One window from the genome of Diceros bicornis minor isolate mBicDic1 chromosome 1, mDicBic1.mat.cur, whole genome shotgun sequence encodes:
- the SPRY4 gene encoding protein sprouty homolog 4 has protein sequence MEPPIPQSVPLTPSSVMVQPLLDSRMPHSRLQHPLTILPIDQMKTSHVENDYIDNPGLVPPTGPKRTRGGAPELAPTPARCDQDVTHHWISFSGRPSSVSSSSSTSSDQRLLDHMAPPPVAEQASPRAVRIQPKAVHCKPLDLKGPAVPPELDKHFLLCEACGKCKCKECASPRTLPSCWVCNQECLCSAQTLVNYGTCMCLVQGIFYHCTNEDDEGSCADHPCSCSRSNCCARWSFMGALSVVLPCLLCYLPATGCVKLAQRGYDRLRRPGCRCKHTNSVICKAATSDAKAGRPDKPF, from the coding sequence ATGGAGCCCCCGATCCCACAGAGCGTCCCCTTGACTCCCAGCTCAGTCATGGTCCAGCCTCTTCTTGACAGCCGCATGCCCCATAGCCGGCTCCAGCACCCACTCACCATCCTCCCCATCGACCAGATGAAGACGAGCCATGTGGAGAATGACTACATAGACAACCCTGGCCTGGTGCCCCCCACTGGCCCTAAGCGGACCCGGGGAGGGGCCCCAGAGCTGGCCCCGACGCCTGCCCGCTGTGACCAAGACGTCACCCACCACTGGATCTCCTTCAGCGGGCGCCCCAGCTCtgtgagcagcagcagcagcacgtcCTCTGACCAGCGGCTCTTAGACCACATGGCACCACCGCCCGTGGCTGAGCAGGCCTCCCCAAGGGCTGTGCGCATCCAGCCCAAGGCGGTCCACTGCAAACCGCTGGACCTCAAGGGCCCAGCAGTCCCACCAGAGCTGGACAAGCACTTCTTGCTGTGCGAGGCCTGTGGGAAGTGCAAGTGCAAGGAGTGCGCGTCCCCCCGGACGTTGCCCTCCTGCTGGGTCTGCAACCAGGAATGCCTGTGCTCAGCTCAGACCCTGGTCAACTACGGCACCTGCATGTGCCTGGTGCAGGGCATCTTCTACCACTGCACCAACGAGGACGATGAGGGCTCCTGCGCCGACCACCCCTGCTCCTGCTCCCGCTCAAACTGCTGCGCCCGCTGGTCCTTCATGGGCGCTCTCTCCGTGGTGCTGCCCTGCCTGCTCTGCTACCTGCCTGCCACTGGCTGCGTGAAGCTGGCCCAGCGCGGCTACGACCGCCTGCGCCGCCCTGGTTGCCGCTGCAAGCACACGAACAGCGTCATCTGCAAGGCAGCCACCAGCGACGCCAAGGCCGGCAGACCCGACAAGCCTTTCTGA